One stretch of Numenius arquata chromosome 8, bNumArq3.hap1.1, whole genome shotgun sequence DNA includes these proteins:
- the IFRD2 gene encoding interferon-related developmental regulator 2, with the protein MPRSRRAARRGPGSARASSPASDEEAGSEVLSHCSSASEGASPAEEATGSEAVGEQGQEEEVEDRLKEHMDNLLDKSAKTRQVALQSLRLVFSSKILSEFLLERRLTLTDSLEKCLKKGKGEEQALAGTVLTLLCLQMGSGPEGEEVFRSLKPLLISVLTDSTASPGARQSCATALGMCCYIAAADLEDLVSCLSCLEGIFSPPSAGEGGSAPTQHGPLHCSALQSWSLLLTICPPSHVKSVLDNCWLKLPPLLSSNSVALRILAGETIALVFELAQDMEEDLCHQDTEFLCAQLKVLATESNKYRAKTDRRKQRSIFRDILRFIESGEYQEETIRFGLECMYLDSWARQRTYQAFKEVLGSGICHHLQNNELLREIFGLGPPLVLDAATLKASKVSRFEKHLYNSAAFKARTKARSRVRDKRADVL; encoded by the exons ATGCCGCGCTCCCGCCGAGCCGCGCGCC GTGGCCCCGGCAGCGCCCGGGCGAGCTCGCCTGCCAGCGATGAGGAGGCCGGCAGCGAGGTGCTCAGCCACTGCAGCAGCGCCAGCGAGGGGGCCAGCCCCGCCGAGGAGGCCACAG GGAGCGAGGCAGTGGGTGAGcaaggccaggaggaggaggtggaggacaggctgaaggaacACATGGACAACCTCCTGGACAAGAG TGCCAAGACGCGGCAggtggcactgcagagcctgcgCCTGGTCTTCTCCTCCAAAATCCTCTCTGAGTTCCTGCTGGAGCGCCGCCTCACGCTCACCGACTCCCTGGAGAAGTGTCTCAAGAAag GTAAAGGGGAGGAACAGGCATTGGCAGGCACCGTCCTCACCCTTCTCTGCCTCCAGATGGGCTCTGGCCCAGAGGGGGAAGAGGTGTTTCGAAGCCTGAAGCCCCTGCTCATCAGTGTCCTGACAGACAGCACAGCCAGCCCTGGTGCCCGGCAGAGT TGTGCCACGGCCCTGGGCATGTGTTGTTACATTGCTGCGGCTGACCTCGAG GACCTGGTCTCGTGCCTGTCCTGCTTGGAGGGCATCTTCAGCCCACCCAGCGCAGGcgaggggggctcagcacccacccAGCATGGCCCTCTGCATTGCAGTGCACTCCAGTCGTGGTCCCTGCTCCTCACCATCTGCCCCCCCTCCCACGTCAAGAGTGTCTTGGACAA TTGCTGGCTGAAGCTGCCCCCGCTGCTCTCCAGCAACAGCGTCGCACTGCGCATCCTGGCTGGGGAAACTATCGCGCTGGTCTTCGAGCTGGCCCAGGACATGGAG GAGGACTTGTGCCATCAAGATACAGAGTTCCTGTGTGCCCAGCTCAAGGTCCTGGCTACCGAGAGTAACAAATACCGAGCCAAGACAGACCGACGGAAGCAGCGCTCCATCTTCCGGGACATCCTGCGTTTCATCGAG AGCGGGGAGTACCAGGAGGAGACGATCCGATTTGGCCTGGAGTGCATGTACCTGGACAGCTGGGCGCGCCAGCGGACCTACCAAGCCTTTAAAGAGGTGCTGGGCTCTGGCAtctgccaccacctccag AACAATGAGCTGCTACGGGAGATCTTTGGCCTTGGGCCCCCCTTGGTGCTGGATGCGGCCACTCTGAAAGCCAGCAAGGTCTCCCGCTTTGAGAAG cACCTCTACAACTCGGCTGCCTTCAAAGCCCGCACGAAAGCCCGGAGCCGGGTGCGGGACAAGCGGGCGGATGTGCTGTGA
- the LSMEM2 gene encoding leucine-rich single-pass membrane protein 2, which translates to MPREAAEDSMGRAEGAAPAEAGDPDGSEPGAISLRPVESISDLHWASGGHKGTEGNGPAPSRSLQRPPPRPAPPSPLPLLPTLRPVPAASPCPCLGPGHPLLLALLGLLALASLVLATLAIYLSVLQSQSVRALAQWLESQEDAVRQLRVASRQLWALLNVSAEPGGHR; encoded by the exons atgcccagggaggctgcagaag ACAGCATGGGAAGAGCCGAGGGTGCCGCACCAGCAGAGGCTGGGGACCCTGACGGCAGCGAGCCTGGAGCCATCAGCCTGCGCCCCGTGGAGTCCATCAGCGACCTGCACTGGGCCTCGGGCGGGCACAAGGGCACCGAGG GCAACGGCCCAGCTCCCTCCCGCAGCCTGCAGCGGCCCCCGCCTCGccctgcaccccccagccccctgccgcTCCTGCCCACCCTGCGCCCCGTGCCCGccgccagcccctgcccctgcctcggCCCTGGCCACcccctgctcctggccctgctggggcTCCTGGCCCTGGCGAGCCTGGTCCTGGCCACGCTGGCCATCTACTTGAGTG TCCTGCAGAGCCAGTCCGTGCGGGCGCTGGCCCAGTGGCTGGAGAGCCAGGAGGATGCCGTACGCCAGCTGCGGGTAGCCAGCAGGCAGCTCTGGGCTCTTCTCAACGTCAGCGCCGAGCCCGGGGGGCACCGCTGA
- the LOC141467361 gene encoding 2'-5'-oligoadenylate synthase 1-like: MEAMSGLLMVTDKMLDTWIMEVLQPSTDFRNQVKQTIRQICDFLKEDCFPKETNIHVNKTVKGGSSGKGTALRNSSDADVVLFLSCFSSYQDQKRNRKNILDLIKVRLHDCRQSLTFTVDISEPRYKGPGNTPRSLSLTLYSKINSESTDVDILPAYDALGQVRKNSWQDPNLYEDAYVELLNASGGPGEFSPCFTELQKKFVKRYPAKLKSLLRLVKYWYKERVKPQCGTNDLPPKYALELLTIYAWEQGTVSKDSFDMAKGFRTVLELLCRYQQICIYWEECYSLQHGKIGAHVKSLLRKPRPVILDPADPTGILGQGDRWDLVAREAARDRLLPCVRTVQPWDVQPAKPVTIEVKQLVGTSLRRIVSPDITIRKLKDMIEQEWSIPWYRQRLAQQEQGRRNLILQDGETLATHGIFYSTTLVLLQTETMEVFVKDEKNRTTTYMVCPTNTIRQLKEQIHRANGPHPDQQRLMYNSGLLEDRHTLAHYNIQPKSIIFMTLPLRGGAGPCSPSSLPARPPEHHPQHQ; this comes from the exons ATGGAAGCCATGAGTGGGCTGCTGATGGTCACCGACAAGATGCTGGACACCTGGATCATGgaggtcctgcagcccagcacggaTTTCAGAAACCAGGTGAAGCAGACAATTAGGCAGATCTGCGACTTCCTGAAGGAGGACTGCTTCCCGAAGGAGACCAACATCCATGTCAACAAGACCGTCAAG GGTGGCTCATCAGGCAAGGGCACAGCCCTGCGGAACAGCTCCGATGCCGATGTGGTGCTCTtcctcagctgcttctccagctacCAGGACCAGAAGCGGAATAGAAAGAATATCCTGGATTtgatcaaggtgaggctgcacgaCTGCAGGCAGAGCCTGACGTTCACCGTGGACATCAGCGAGCCCCGGTACAAGGGTCCTGGCAATACACCGCGCTCCCTCAGCCTCACCCTCTACTCCAAGATCAACTCGGAGTCCACCGATGTGGACATCCTGCCTGCTTATGATGCCTTGG GGCAGGTACGCAAGAACTCCTGGCAGGACCCAAATTTGTATGAGGATGCATATGTGGAGCTTCTGAACGCcagtggtggccctggggagtTCTCCCCCTGCTTCACCGAGCTGCAGAAGAAGTTTGTGAAACGTTACCCTGCCAAGCTGAAGAGCCTCCTGCGCCTGGTCAAGTACTGGTACAAGGAG CGGGTGAAGCCACAGTGTGGCACCAACGACCTGCCTCCCAAGTATGCTCTGGAGCTGCTGACCATCTACGCCTGGGAGCAGGGCACAGTGTCCAAGGACTCCTTCGACATGGCTAAGGGCTTCCGTACGGTACTGGAGCTGCTGTGCCGATACCAGCAGATCTGCATCTACTGGGAGGAGTGCTACTCACTCCAGCACGGCAAGATCGGCGCCCACGTGAAGAGCCTGCTGCGCAAACCCCG CCCCGTCATCCTGGACCCCGCCGACCCCACGGGGATCCTGGGCCAAGGTGATAGATGGGACCTGGTGGCACGGGAAGCTGCCAGGGACCGTTTGCTGCCCTGCGTCCGCACTGTCCAGCCCTGGGATGTGCAG CCGGCCAAGCCTGTGACGATTGAGGTGAAGCAGCTGGTGGGCACCAGCCTGAGAAGGATCGTCAGCCCAGACATCACCATCAGGAAGCTGAAGGATATGATCGAGCAGGAGTGGAGCATCCCCTGGTACAGGCAGCGCCTGgcgcagcaggagcagggaaggcgCAACCTCATCCTgcaggatggtgagaccctggccaccCACGGCATCTTCTACAGCACCACGCTGGTGCTGCTGCAGACCGAGACTATGGAGGTCTTTGTGAAGGATGAAAAGAACCGGACCACCACCTACATGGTCTGTCCCACCAACACCATCCGGCAGCTGAAGGAGCAGATCCACAGGGCGAATGGGCCTCACCCTGACCAGCAACGCCTGATGTATAACTCTGGGCTGCTGGAGGACCGGCACACGCTAGCACACTACAACATCCAGCCCAAGAgcatcatcttcatgaccctgcCACTCCGGGGGGGTGcaggcccctgcagccccagttCCCTGCCTGCTCGCCCTCCTGAGCATCATCCCCAGCACCAGTAG
- the SEMA3B gene encoding LOW QUALITY PROTEIN: semaphorin-3B (The sequence of the model RefSeq protein was modified relative to this genomic sequence to represent the inferred CDS: deleted 2 bases in 1 codon; substituted 2 bases at 2 genomic stop codons) produces MQLXLPQPGXELVTHLPCVNEASQAAPPSDHTNASQAASRPRSPGRAGLWGRGATSQTRAMSRTLLLLLLLLRGPAATSRPPPAATPRLKLAFPELRARHGLRLFTLERSCCYEALLLDEERGRLFAGAQNHLLSLALDDISQRDRKIYWPAPVEWREECNWAGKDITAECMNFVKILHPYNRTHLYACGTGAFHPVCAFVEAGQHAEEPLFKLDPWHTEDGKGKSPYDPRHTAASVLVGEELYSGVATDLMGRDFTIFRSLGRRPSIRTEQHDSRWLNEPKFVAVFWVPESEDPDDDKIYFFFRETAVERQQGLGKTSFARIGQICRNDVGGQRSLVNKWTTFLKARLICAVPGPDGADTHFDELRDVFLLQTRDKRNPLVYAVFSTSSSVFQGSAICVYAMADIRRAFLGPFAHKEGPNYQWVSYQGRVPYPRPGMCPSKTFGTFGSTKDFPDEVIQFARHHPLMYNPVLPHGQRPLFLQANVPYTFTRIAVDRVTAADGHYDVLFIGTDVGTVLKVVSVPKESWHRMEPLLLEELQVFQDASPVTSLQLSSKRQQLYAGSATALAQLPLHRCGAYGKACAECCLARDPYCAWDGTACTRYVPNTKRRFRRQDVRNGDPNVLCSEDPQRGSVPQKQLYGVEGSTAFLECIPKSLQAQVLWTYQRTPDDPQREVQVDARVVQTERGVLLRSVQRADAGLYLCHATEHGFTQPLLQLSLEVIGARQAAGMAPAGDPQLTAGPPGRKVWYRDFLQLVERPPLGPTDRVCQRLWSRGRPLPPPRAHAGPPSRGQGEEPRKARRRRTHEGPRAERGPRSASPW; encoded by the exons ATGCAGCTCTAACTGCCCCAGCCTGGCTGAGAGCTCGTTACACATTTACCCTGCGTTAATGAGGCATCACAGGCTGCTCCT CCTTCGGACCACACGAATGCTTCGCAGGCAGCCAGCCGGCCCCgcagccctggcagggcagggCTCTGGGG CCGCGGGGCCACCAGCCAGACCCGGGCCATGAGCCGCacgctgctcctgctcctgctcctgctgcgtGGCCCTGCCGCCACCAGCCGcccccctcctgctgccaccccccgCCTCAAGCTGGCCTTCCCCG AGCTGCGGGCTCGCCACGGTCTGCGCCTCTTCACGCTGGAGCGCTCCTGCTGCTATGAGGCCCTGCTGCTGGACGAGGAGCGCGGCCGCCTCTTCGCCGGCGCCCAGAACCACCTCCTCTCCCTGGCCCTGGATGACATCAGCCAGCGGGACAGGAAG ATCTACTGGCCGGCGCCGGTGGAGTGGAGGGAGGAGTGCaactgggctggcaaggacatcACC GCCGAGTGCATGAACTTTGTGAAGATCTTGCACCCCTACAACCGGACCCACCTGTACGCCTGCGGCACCGGCGCCTTCCACCCCGTCTGCGCGTTCGTGGAGGCCGGCCAGCATGCAGAG GAGCCCCTCTTCAAGCTGGACCCCTGGCACACCGAGGATGGCAAGGGGAAGAGCCCCTATGACCCCCGGCACACAGCCGCCTCCGTCCTTGTGG GTGAGGAGCTCTACTCTGGGGTGGCCACCGATCTGATGGGACGGGACTTTACCATCTTCCGTAGCCTGGGCCGGCGTCCCTCCATCCGTACCGAGCAGCACGACTCCCGCTGGCTCAACG AGCCCAAGTTCGTGGCTGTTTTTTGGGTGCCGGAGAGCGAGGACCCTGATGATGACAAGATCTACTTCTTCTTCCGCGAGACGGCGGTGGagcggcagcaggggctgggcaaGACCAGCTTTGCCCGCATCGGCCAGATCTGCCGG AACGACGTGGGCGGGCAGCGCAGCCTGGTGAACAAGTGGACGACCTTCCTGAAGGCTCGGCTCATCTGTGCTGTGCCAGGACCTGATGGGGCAGACACCCACTTCGATGAGCTCC GGGATGTTTTCCTGCTGCAGACAAGGGACAAGCGCAACCCCCTGGTCTACGCCGTCTTCTCCACCTCCAG TTCTGTTTTCCAGGGCTCGGCCATCTGCGTCTACGCCATGGCCGACATCCGCCGGGCTTTCCTGGGCCCCTTCGCCCACAAGGAGGGTCCCAACTACCAGTGGGTGTCGTACCAGGGACGTGTGCCGTATCCCCGTCCGGGCATG TGCCCCAGCAAAACCTTTGGCACCTTCGGCTCCACCAAGGACTTCCCAGACGAGGTGATCCAGTTTGCCCGGCATCACCCGCTGATGTACAACCCagtgctgccccatggccagcgCCCCCTCTTCCTGCAAGCCAATGTGCCCTACACCTTCACCCGCATTGCTGTGGACCGTGTCACCGCTGCTGATGGCCACTACGATGTCCTCTTCATCGGTACAG ATGTGGGCACGGTGCTGAAGGTGGTCTCGGTGCCCAAGGAGAGCTGGCACCGCATGgagccgctgctgctggaggagctgcaggtCTTCCAG GATGCCTCCCCCGTCACCAGCCTGCAGCTCTCCTCCAAGCGG caacaGCTCTATGCCGGCTCAGCCACGGCGCTGGCCCAGCTGCCCCTGCACCGCTGCGGTGCCTACGGCAAAGCCTGTGCCGAGTGCTGCCTGGCCCGGGACCCGTACTGCGCCTGGGATGGCACCGCCTGCACCCGCTACGTGCCCAACACCAAAAG GCGCTTCCGCCGGCAGGACGTCCGCAACGGTGACCCCAACGTGCTCTGCTCCGAAG ATCCCCAGCGGGGCAGCGTGCCCCAGAAGCAGCTCTACGGGGTGGAGGGCAGCACCGCCTTCCTGGAGTGCATCCCCAAATCCCTGCAAGCCCAGGTCCTCTGGACCTACCAGCGCACCCCAGATGACCCACAGCGAGAG GTGCAGGTGGACGCGCGGGTGGTGCAGACGGAGCGGGGTGTCCTGCTGCGCAGCGTGCAGCGTGCCGACGCCGGCCTCTACCTCTGCCACGCCACCGAGCACGGCTTCACCCAGCCCCTGCTACAGCTCTCCCTGGAGGTGATCGGTGCCCGGCAGGCAGCGGGCATGGCCCCCGCCGGAGACCCCCAGCTCaccgccggcccccccggccgCAAGGTCTGGTATCGGGACTTCCTCCAGCTGGTGGAGCGTCCGCCGCTGGGGCCCACGGACAGGGTCTGCCAGCGGCTCTGGAGCCGGGGGAGACCCCTGCCGCCCCCTCGTGCCCACGCCGGACCCCCCAGCCGCGGGCAGGGTGAGGAGCCACGCAAAGCCCGCCGCCGGCGCACCCACGAGGGGCCACGGGCCGAGCGGGGCCCCCGCAGCGCATCCCCCTGGTGA
- the NAA80 gene encoding LOW QUALITY PROTEIN: N-alpha-acetyltransferase 80 (The sequence of the model RefSeq protein was modified relative to this genomic sequence to represent the inferred CDS: deleted 2 bases in 2 codons; substituted 1 base at 1 genomic stop codon), translating into MGWDPCVREVQLRDGGSHQLGGAVQVSAPRVGAAWFRLMGGVQAGWAPCVGVXSGLDAGGGGGVGPWTDMSFTPGKQNQALRLAMSLGCFLPRCRADTKAAGAGSSRQVRRMGSVAEELSLVPLHRRPELLEACAALLGEEWGKSRASRLHTLQRSSDAFPTCLLLLRSQGPAEAPAAREGPCQLVGHVRLSRVAGRPRDLFVESVVVARALRGQGYGRQLMEATERWARARGFSCLRLTTHDKQYFYAHLGYVLGEPVQSVAFLSPAIPAEVLRLFSTPPGTATATTTRPRVPSVPPPPLPPPAAPPPPPPPTVIWARGVLAESSGQSLLETPHRDAKGLPIFWMKKDI; encoded by the exons atgggttgGGATCCGTGTGTCCGGGAGGTGCAGCTGCGTGATGGTGGCAGTCATCAGCTGGGTGGTGCCGTTCAGGTTAGTGCACCACGTGTGGGTGCGGCGTGGTTTAGACTGATGGGGGGGGTACAGGCAGGGTGGGCGCCCTGTGTGGGGGTGTAGTCTGGTTTGGATGCTGgtgggggcgggggtgtggggccCTGGACAGACATGTCATTCACACCG GGGAAGCAGAACCAGGCGCTGCGGTTGGCCATGAGCCTGGGCTGCTTCCTGCCGCGCTGCCGCGCAGACACCAAG gcggcaggagcaggcagcagcaggcagg TGAGAAGAATGGGCTCTGTGGCGGAGGAGCTCAGCTTGGTCCCCCTGCACCGGAGGCCGGAGCTGCTGGAAGCCTGCGCCGCGCTGCTGGGCGAGGAGTGGGGGAAGAGCCGGGCGTCGCGGCTCCACACGCTCCAGCGCTCCTCGGATGCCTTCCCcacctgcttgctgctgctgcggAGCCAGGGCCCCGCTGAGGCCCCCGCTGCCCGGGAGGGTCCCTGCCAGCTTGTGGGACACGTCCGGCTCTCCCGTGTGGCCGGCCGTCCCCGCGACCTCTTCGTGGAGAGCGTGGTGGTGGCCCGGGCGCTGCGGGGCCAGGGCTATGGGCGGCAGCTGATGGAGGCCACCGAGCGGTGGGCTCGGGCCCGGGGCTTCAGCTGCCTGCGCCTCACCACCCATGACAAGCAGTATTTCTACGCCCACCTGGGCTACGTCCTGGGCGAGCCGGTGCAGAGCGTGGCCTTCCTCAGCCCCGCCATACCCGCCGAGGTGCTGCGGCTCTTCTCCACCCCTCCTGGCactgccaccgccaccaccaccaggcCAAGGGTGCCCTCTGTCCCACCGCCTCCTCTCCcgccccctgccgcccccccacctccccccccgcccaccgTGATCTGGGCAAGGGGGGTGCTGGCCGAGAGCAGTGGACAGAGCCTCCTGGAGACCCCCCACCGCGATGCCAAAGGGCTGCCCATCTTCTGGATGAAGAAGGACATCTGA
- the HYAL3 gene encoding hyaluronidase-3: MVPALALLACLALGTARGESPAPEPLAGGRPFAVVWNIPAGRCQRRFGVELPLSDYGIVENRDGHFTGQNITIFYKNKFGLYPYLSQQGVPHNGGIPQRIPLGAHLARATRDIHRLLRSTFHGLAVVDWEEWRPLWAQNWGAKRIYRAASEQWVRDQHGLLPARRRLRLARREFERAAQALMEETLLLGRTLRPGGLWGFYRFPDCFNGNWAKEANYTGQCRPAEVERNNQLGWLWAASAALYPSIYLPPALPPALRPRYVHHRLREALRVAAFGADGLLPVVAYSRLSFRRSPRFLELADLVHTIGESAALGAAGLVLWGDMSYSRSAESCASLRHYLVSTLGPYVANVTAAAWECSYGQCHGHGRCVRRQPHDLGNLLHLGTGPMDAFRCHCYRGWAGEDCAQWVKPGPTASCLSPIHAYSLYGHNDLPPTDICLPQGTWGW, encoded by the exons ATGGTGCCGGCACTGGCACTATTGGCTTGTCTGGCGCTGGGCACAGCCAGGGGGGAGAGCCCAGCACCGGAGCCCCTGGCAGGCGGCCGGCCCTTCGCCGTGGTGTGGAACATCCCCGCTGGCCGCTGCCAGCGCCGCTTTGGCGTGGAGTTGCCCCTCAGTGACTACGGCATCGTGGAAAACCGGGACGGCCACTTCACCGGCCAGAACATCACCATCTTCTACAAGAACAAGTTTGGGCTGTACCCCTACCTGTCACAGCAAGGCGTCCCCCACAACGGGGGCATCCCCCAGCGCATCCCCCTCGGCGCCCACCTTGCCAGGGCGACGAGGGACATCCACCGCCTCCTGCGCTCCACTTTCCATGGCCTGGCCGTGGTGGACTGGGAGGAGTGGAGGCCCCTCTGGGCCCAAAACTGGGGGGCCAAGCGGATTTACCGGGCGGCCTCGGAGCAGTGGGTCCGGGACCAGCACGGCCTCctgccggcgcggcggcggctccggctggCCCGGCGGGAGTTTGAGCGGGCAGCGCAGGCTCTGATGGAAGAGACACTTCTGCTGGGCCGGACCCTGCGCCCGGGGGGACTCTGGGGTTTCTACCGCTTCCCCGACTGCTTCAACGGCAACTGGGCCAAGGAGGCCAACTACACCGGGCAGTGCCGGCCAGCGGAGGTGGAGCGGAACAAccagctgggctggctctgggccGCCTCGGCCGCCCTCTACCCCAGCATCTACctgccgccggcgctgccgcccgcccTGCGCCCCCGCTACGTGCACCACCGGCTGCGTGAGGCCCTGCGGGTGGCCGCCTTCGGGGCCGATGGCCTCCTGCCCGTGGTTGCCTACTCCCGCCTCTCCTTCCGCCGCTCGCCCCGATTCCTGGAGCTG GCTGACCTGGTGCATACCATCGGGGAGAGCGCAGCGCTGGGTGCGGCTGGACttgtgctctggggagacatGTCGTACTCCCGCTCGGCT GAGAGCTGTGCCAGCCTGCGCCACTACCTCGTGTCCACCCTGGGTCCCTACGTGGCCAACGTGACTGCGGCAGCCTGGGAGTGCAGCTACGGGCAGTGCCACGGGCATGGGCGCTGCGTGCGCCGGCAGCCCCACGACCTGGGCAACCTCCTGCACCTCGGCACTGGCCCGATGGACGCTTTCCGCTGCCACTGCTACCGCGGCTGGGCTGGTGAGGACTGTGCCCAGTGGGTCAAGCCTGGTCCTACTGCCTCCTGCCTGTCACCCATCCACGCTTACAGCCTCTACGGGCACAACGACCTCCCGCCCACCGACATCTGCCTGCCACAGGGCACGTGGGGCTGGTGA